ACGCCCGACCTGTTGCCCGCCGACCTTCTCGGCACTCTCATCTACGATCAGCGCCACGGCGAGTTCCTGCCGCGCAAGGGACCGCTGTTCACCAACCTGCTGCTCGCAGACGAGATAAATCGCGCGCCCGCCAAGGTTCAGTCCGCGCTTCTCGAGAGCATGGAGGAGCGACAGGTAACCTTGGGCGAGACCACCTATCCCCTCGAAGAACCGTTCATGGTTCTCGCGACCCAGAACCCAATCGAGCAGGAGGGCACCTATCCCCTGGCCGAAGCGCAGATCGATCGATTCATGTTGAAGCTGCGTCTCGATTATCCCCTCCGCAATGACGAGCTCGAAATCCTGGAGCGGATGATGGTGGAAGTGCCCAAAGACGTCCGTGCCATCTTGGACGGCGAACGGCTGATTGCTCTCAGAACGACCTGCGACTCGGTCTATCTCGATCACAAGATCAAGAACTACATCCTGGATCTGGTGCTCGCGACCCGTGATCCCGAAGGCGCCGGCCTGCCCGACCTGAAAAGCCTCATTTCTTTCGGCGCCTCGCCGCGGGCGACGCTCTTCCTGGCGCGCGCCGCCAAGGCCTTGGCCCTGGTCAGAGGTCGCGGCTTCGTCATTCCGGAAGACGTCAAGGAGATCGCCGCCGACGTGCTGCGCCATCGCATCGTGGCGACGTACGAGGCCGAAGCCGAGGAGATCACTACCGACACCCTCGTGACTCGTTTGCTGGAACGCATCGAAGTCCCGTAGAAGACCGAGGCCGCACTCAAGGACCGTGCTCGGATTCGCGCGCAAGAAGAAGTCGACCGCTCCTTTCGCGGAGTCGCGGCCGGCGTTGCCCGCCGACCTGATGCGCAAGGTGCGCCGGATCGAGATCTCGACCAAGAAGCTGGTAGACGAGGGCATAGCCGGCGGCTACCACTCGGTGTTCAAGGGCCGCGGGGTCGAGTTCTCCGAAGTCAGACCGTACCAACCCGGCGACGATATCCGCGCCATCGACTGGAACGTCACCGCGCGGATGGGCGCCCCGTTCGTCAAACAGTTCGTCGAGGAACGGGACCTCACGGTCTTCATCATCGTCGACGTCTCGGGTAGCCTTAATTTCGGTTCGCGCTCGACGCTCAAGCGCGAGCTGGCCGCAGAGATCAGCGCCCTGCTGAGTTTCGCCGCGCTACGCAACCAGGATCGCGTCGGCGCCGCGCTGGTCTCTGAGCGGCTCGAGCTGTTCCTCGAGCCGCGGCGCCGCCGGAGCCACGTGCTGCGCATGGTCCGCGAGGTCCTGGTCCGTACCGGCGGCGGCCTGACCGATCTCGACCGAGCCGTGGCACAGGTCATGCGCAATCTCAAACAGCGGTCGGTTCTGTTCCTGATCTCCGACTTTCAGGAGACTCCGTTCGCCAACGCCATCAAGCGGGCCAGTGGCCGTCACGATCTGATCGTGATCGAGATCACCGATCCTCGGGATCTGACGCTGCCACCGGTGGCGGCGGTTCCCCTGCGCGACGCCGAGACAGGCCGGATCGGGTTGATCAACGGCAGCAAGCTCGAGGGCGAGTTTCTGCGACACCGCGGAGGTGAGCGCGAAAGACTGCATCGGCTGACCCGCCAGGTCGGCGCGGACCTGATACACATTTCCACCGACCGGCCCTATCTGCCTGAGCTGGTCTCCTTCTTCGAAGAACGACGGCGGCGGCTTTCGAGATGAATCACAAAGGCACCGTTCTGATCCTGTTCGCGGCCGCCGCGCTGAGCTGCCTCGGCTCGCCCACGAGCGCGCAGACGACGGCCCTCGGCGTCGAGCTATCTCCCAGTGAAGTCCTTGTCGGCGACCTCGTCACGGCTACCCTCGCGATCGAGCTCGACGTCGCCGCCCCCGAACCCTCCTTCCCGAATTGGCCGCGCCACTGGGGCAGCGCCGAGATCCGCAACATCGGCGAGGTCACCCGCAGCGAAGTCGGCGCAAGCTCCCCTGGCTCCGATGGCTCCGGTAGCCCCGACAGCCGCACGCGTTACTCACAGACTCTGCTCCTGACCGCCTTCCGACCCGGGAGCGTCACGCTGCCGCCGGCAGTCGTCACTCTGAATAGCGACGAAACGGTGCTCGAAGTCGCAAGCGAGCCCACGACCTTCGAAGTGGGTTCCGTACTGCCACCGGGCGAGGAACAGCTCGAGCCCAAGCCGCCAGCGCCGCCCCGACCACTGCCGATTGGCGACCGCTTCTGGTGGACCGCAGGCCTCCTGGCCCTCTTCGCGGCCGGTCTGCTGGCGCTGATTCTGACTCGCCGTAGCGCCGAGCCCACCTACGCCGGACAGACCATCGACCCATGGCAAGCGTTCGAGCTGGCGCTGGCCAGACTCGCCACCGCGGCGGATCCTGAGACGGTGTTCACCGGCCTGAGCCTGGAGCTGAGGCGATACCTCGGCAGCTGCCTCGCCTTTCCGGCAGCGGAGAGCACGACGACCGAGCTGAGACGCCGGCTGCTCCGGTTTGGGTTGCCGGCGAGCGTCAGCGGCGATGTCGTTCGGCTGCTGGTCGAGGCCGACACCGTCAAGTTCGCCAAGAGAACTCCCGCTCCGGGCAGGGACTCGGAGTGCCTCGAGCAGGCCCGTATCGCCGCGACCGAGGTCCGCGGCTTCCTTCAACGCCAGGCAATGGCCGAGGCCGAGGAAGGCGAGGTGGCGGCTTGACCACTTTCGGCCACCTCGCCCAACCCGCCTGGCTTCTGGGTCTCCTGCTGCTGCCGGCGCTGGCGGTTTGGCGACATCGGGGCGCCGGCGTCGGCGCGCTCTCCTTCAGCCGGTTGCCCGGCGAGCCCTCGGGTGCCTGGAGGCTGCACATCCCCTTCTACCTTCGGCTGCTGGCCCTGGGACTCGTTTTCATCGCGCTGGCCCGACCGCAGCTCGGCTACGCCTGGGAAGAGAGCCTGACCGAGGGCATCGACATCGAGATCGTGCTCGACATCTCCGGCAGCATGGGAGCCGAGGACTTCCAGCCCAAGAATCGACTGACGGTCGCCAAATCCGTGGTCAACGATTTCATTCAAGGTCGACCGGCCGACCGCCTGGGTCTCGTGGTCTTCTCCGGTACCGCCCTGACCCGTGCGCCACTGACCGGAGACCGCGAAATGCTCCGCTTCCTCATTGAGTCGGTCGAGCTCAACACCCTGCCGGACGGCACCGCCATCGGCGTGGCGCTCGCTAACGCGGCCTCGCGCCTCAAGGACAGTCAGGCCGAGTCGCGGGTCGTGGTTCTGGTCACCGACGGCGTCAACAACGCCGGGGCGATCGACCCGATGTCGGCGGCCAGCATCTGCAAGGGACTCGGGATCCGCGTTTACACGATCGGTGTCGGAACCGACGGCCGGGTACCGGTACCCATGCAGTATCAAAACCCCCTCACCGGCCGCCAAGAGATCCGCCGGGCGCTCATGGACGTCGAAGTCGACGAGGAGCTGCTGCAGAAAATCGCCGAAACAACGTCAGGGCAGTTCTTCAAAGCCACCGACCCAGAGGGCCTTCGAGAGATCTTCGAGGAGATCGACCGCCTCGAAACAACTCCGCTTCAGATCAAGCAGTACACCCGCTTCGAGGAAGCCTTCGTACCCTGGGCGCAGTCCGCCCTGGCGCTGCTCTGCCTGCCACTCGTGATTCGCCTTACCAAGGTGTCGCTCGAACCATGACGTTCGCCCAGCCCAACGCTCTTTGGCTGACGCTACTGGCGCCGATCGCGCTTCTGCTGGCGGCTCTCTTCTGGCAGGGGTACCTGCGGAATCTGAACGCCTGGGCCAAGATCGGTGTCTGGGAGCGCTTGGGGATCGATTTTCGTAAACGACACCTGCGCACTTCCGTCATCTGCCTGACGCTCGCAATTCTCGGCGTTGCTCTGACCCTCGCGCGCCCACGCTGGGGAACAAGCGAACAGACCGTGGAGCGCCAGGGTGTCGACGTGGTCTTCGTCCTGGATTCGTCCATGTCCATGGCCGCTCAGGACGTAGCGCCGTCGCGGCTCGACATCTCCAAGACCCTGGTGCGGCGTCTCGCCGGCGCGCTCCCGGGTCACCGCGTCGCCCTGGTTCAGGCGGAGGGCGAAGGACTCGTGCTGGCGCCGCTGACGGTAGACAGCGCGGTGCTCGACCTTCTACTCGACACGATCGGTCCCGGCAGCCTGCCCCGGCCGGGCACCCAGCTGGGTCCCGCGCTCCAGGAATCGCTGAAACTCTACCCGCCCGACGGCGAGAAACACCGCACTCTGGTCTTGATCTCCGATGGTGAGGACCACGGCAGCGGCTGGGAGCAGTCGCTCCAGGCGCTCAAGGACGCCGGCGTCGTCGTGCACGCACTCGGCGTTGGAACCACGCGCGGCAGCCCGATTCCCCTGTTGGACGAGGACAACCGTTTCAAACAAGACGCGGAGGGGCGGGTCGTAGTTACGAAGGTCAATGAAGCCGTCCTCGAACGGCTGGCCGCCGAGACCGGCGGCATCTACATCGCCGTATCGAAACCGGGAACCGACCCGGCACGGATTACCCAGGCGATCTCGGCAATGGAACAACGCTCCTTCGAGAGCGAGTCCCTCGAGGTCCTGGCCGAGCGCTTCCAGTGGCCCTTGACTCTGGCCGCCCTCGCGCTCGTGCTCCATCTCTTCGTCTCCCCCTTGCAGCCGAGACGTTCCGGCAGGGAGGAGCTCGGGTGATCCGCTCGCTCGCAGCGGTGCTGACTCTGGCCGCCGGCTGGTCGTTCACCGACCTCAGCCTCGACCGCCTGCGCTGGAACGCCCGGGAGCGGACCCAGGCGGGCATCGAGGTCCTCGAGACCGAGAACAAGCAGGCTGCCCTCGAAGCTTTTGAGACGGCAGCGCGCCTCGATCCCGCCAATCCGCTCCTGCGCTACAACGCAGGCTCCGCGCACCTGGTCGCGGGAACCGAGGCCGCGACCCAGCACCTCGAGCTCGCCGCGGAAACCGCTCCCGAGGAGCTTCGCCCGGCGGCGAGCTACAACCTCGGCAACGCTCGTCTCAACTCCGGCGACCCCGCCGGAGCAATCGAGGCCTACGAGCAGACACTACGGCTGACGCCGAATCACCTGGAGGCAAAGTTCAACCTCGAGCTCGCGCTTCAGCAGCAACAGCAGCAACAGGAACAGCAGCAAGAGAATCAGGACGACAAGGACGCCGACCAGGACGACCAGGGCCAGGAGAACCAGCCATCGTCTGACGAACAGCAGGAGCAGCCGCAGGGCTCGAACCAAGACGAGCAGGAAAAGCAGGAGCAGAACGGCGAGGGCGAGCAAGAAAAGCAATTGCCGCAGTTCGAAGAGCAGCCCGACATGAGTGCCGAGCAAGCCGCCGCGATCCTCGAAGCCGTCGAGAATCTCGAGCGTGAGCAACGCCGCAAGCAGGCCGAGCAAGAGATGAAGAAGCGCCCGCATAAGGGGAAGGACTGGTGACCCCTCTCGCTCGCGCTCGCGCCGCCGCCCTTGTGGCGTTTGCGGCCTTCACGGTCGGGCTGCAAACGCCCAGAGGAGCGCAGGCGCAGGAGGCGGCTTCGGCCACCGCCCGGCTCGAGCCGGAGCTCATAGGCGTCGGCCAGGTCGTCACGTTAACGCTCGAGGCGCTCAGCTCGGGCCTGGCGGATCTCGACCTCGATCCTCAGTTCTCACTCGAGAACCTGGAGATCGTGTCGGGCCCGACGCAGGCGCAAAGCTGGCAGTTCGTCAACGGGCGGGCTTCGAGGTCCGAGAGCCTGATCTGGCGCCTGCGCGCCAAGAAGGTCGGCGGCGCCAGGGTCAGCCAGATCGTGCTGAAGATCAACGACTCGGTGTTCGAACTGCCCGACCAAACCATTCAGGTCCAGGAAGAGCCGATCGAGATTCCGGACGCATTCGGGCGACGTCGCTTCGCGGACCCCTTCGAAGATTTCCCTTTTCCTCCTCGACGTCGAGCCCCGAGGCGCGAAGCCGAGCCCAAGCTCTTTCTGCGAGCCGAGGCGACTCCTCAAGAGCCTTTCGTCGGTCAGCAGGTTCTCTACACGCTCTATCTCTTCACCCAGGCCGATGTCGGTGCGATCAACCCCGAAAGCGTGCCCGACTTCGCGGGCTTCTGGGTAGAGGACGTGCCGCAGCCCGACAAGCTTCAGCCCGAGATGGTCGACATCCAGGGAGAACGCTACGGCCGGGTCGTGCTTCTGCGCAAGGCGGTGTTCCCGATGCATCCCGGCCGCGTCGAGCTCGAGGCAGTGCGGGCGAGATTGGTAGCCAGCATGCCGAAATACAGCTGGCTCGGGTCGGTCATCGATCGACGGCGTGAGATCTACCGCACCAGCAACGCGGTCACTCTCGACGTCAAAGCCCTACCTGAGGCTCCGGCTGGTTTTCGAGGCGCGGTCGGCCAGCTTCAGCTCTCGACCGAGGTCGAGCCGCGTGAGGTCAGGGTGGGCGAGGCCGCGACGCTGACCGTCAAGCTGGAAGGCCGGGGCAACATTCAGGGCGTTCTCGAGCCCGAGCTGCCGGTACTGGAGGGCATGCGCGTATTCCCCCCTGAGCAATCGAGTCGCAACCGAGTCGCGGGGACGCAGGTTCGCGGCGAGAAGAGCTGGCGCTACGTGCTGGTTCCAGACCGAGCCGGCCGCTGGGAAATACCTCCCCTCTCGGTGGACTATTTCGATCCCTACGACGAGGCGTTCCGAGCCGCCCAAGCTGCACCGGCGGTTTTCACCGCGCTCGCGCCTCTCGACGCGGTCCCGAGCGTTGGCCACTCGGAGGCGCCCACCCTGGGCCCGAGCACCACCACCGCGGGCGAGCGCGATAGTGAATCCGGCGGTGCGCTGCACCGGTGGTACCGAAAACCGCGCTTCCTGCTCGGATCGGCGGCACTGGTTACGGCCATGTTGCTCGTCCCCATTGCTCGGCGCCTTCGCAACCGGGGTCAAAGCTCCAAACGCCTGTGCGGGCGCCTGCGGGATGCCAGCACCATTCAGCATGGTCGCAGAGCGGCGGACGCGCTCGAGAACGCCTGGCGCGACTACCTCGAAGAGCGATTCGATCTGCCACCAGGTACCGCCGCGATGCAGTGGACCCAACGGCTGCGGGACGGTGGCCTGAAAGCCGCGGGCCTCACCGAGCTGGGCCGGCTCGTTGAAGACCTCGAATACCTGCGCTACGCGCCCGAGCTATCGGCCTCTGAGTCCCTTATTGCCGAGCTGGTCGCACGCTCACTTAAGCTGGCCCGCGGCCTGCGTTAAGCGGCAACGGACCGGGGTGGGCGCCGGTCTTTGACCTGTGGCCTAATCAACTGTTACGAAGCCGGACCTTCTGCTACATTCGCAAGGGCACTCCCCAAGATCGGCTTGGATCATGACTGAGTACCACTGCCTAGAACCCCAGGATCTCGAGGTCTTTCTCGAACGCAGGCGCGCGATGCCCTCGTTTGCGCTCGACATGAGCCTGGCCGAGAACCTTGCCGAGGTGCTCCGCAAGGCCAACGAGTTCGTGCCCTCACACGCCGGCTCACTTCTCCTCGACAACCCCATGGAGAAGAAAAGGAACCGGGAGAACAACTCACTGACCTTCATCGCCGCATTCGGCGACAGGGCTCCCGAGCTGCTCAAGCGACGGATACCGGCGCAGACCGGAATCGCCGGTCACGTCTACATGACCGGGGAGTCGTACGTCGCCCAGGATGTGGGCCGAGACAAGCTCCACCACTCGATGTTCGACCAGACCGACGACTACTCCGCGGAGTCGCTGGTAGCGATTCCGGTTCGGATCGAGAAAGAAGTCTGCGGCGTGCTCGAGCTGGTCAATCGATCGAGAACCGGTCAGTACAGTCAGCGCGACGTTCATCTCCTCGAGATTTTCGCCGAGTACATCTCGATCTCTATCCAGAATGTTCTCGACGGGCGCCAGGCCCAGGAGATCGCCAAGCGAGACAACCTGACCGGTCTCTTTAACGACCGCTACCTCCATATCGCGCTGTCAAAGTCGATCGCCAAGTGCCGACGCGAGGACTCGGATCTGGCCCTCTTGTTCATGGACCTGGACTTCTTCAAGCGAGTCAACGACTCCCACGGCCACTTGGCCGGCAGCCAGGTCCTGAGGGAAGTGGGCATCCTGATCAAGAGGACAACGGCGCTCGACGACTCGATCGCAGCTCGCTACGGCGGCGACGAATTCGTGGTCGCGCTTCCGGGGCTCGATCTTCTGGAGGCGATCAAGGTGGCCGAGCAACTTCGCCATGAGATCGTGACCACAACCTTCTGCGACAAACCCGGAGAGATTCAGCCCGATCCGATCCATTTGACCGGGCTCACCTGCTCGGTCGGAGTGGCCACCCTTCATCGCCACCTGCAGGACACCGAGTCGGTCGAGCGCAGCAAATCGACTCTCCTTCGCCTGGCGGACTCCGCCATGTACGTGGCCAAGGAAACCGGCCGCAATCGCACCGCGACCGCGGGCGAGCCGGTGCGCCGCTTCAACGTCGCGGATTGACCGGCCTCCGAGGCCGATGCTAGCATCCGGCGGGGTCGATCAGCTCCGACATGCCAAGTTTGGCGTGCTTGGCAACCCCCTGACAGCAAAGAGGATAGAGGTCACTGGAAGCCTTTTGGCGATGGAGAATGCATGACGCTCGTCGACACCCAGACTCGCCCCGAAACCGAACTTCCCAAACCGGCCACCGAAGTCCACGAGCGCCTGGCCAAGCACATCCTGGCCGATGGCTTGCCCTTCCTGGTGGATCTCGAGCGCAGCCATGGGCCCTACCTCGTAGACCAGAGCACCGGCCGGGAGATTCTCGACCTGTTCATGTCCTATGCGACCAGCCCGCTGGGCTACAACCACCCGGCGATGATGACGCCCGAGTTCCGCGCTCGGATCTTGCCTTCCGCAATCAACAAGCCGTCCAGCTCGGATCTCTACACCGAGCACATGGCCGACTTCGTCGATGCCCTTGCCCGAACGGTGCCCGAGTCCCTGGCGGAGCGCATGTTCTTCATTTCGGGTGGAGCCCTTGCGGTCGAGAATGCGTTAAAGACCGCGTTCGACTGGAAGGTCCGCAAGAACATGGCCGCGGGCCGGGGCGCGAAGGGACACAAAATCATCCATCTGCGCGAGGCCTTCCACGGCCGCAGCGGTTACACCATGTCGATGACCAACACCGACCCGCGCAAGACCGAGTACTTCCCCCAGTTCGATTGGCCCCGCATCACCAATCCGAAGTTGCGCTTCCCGGTGACCGAGATCGTCACCGAAGAAGTCGCCGCCGCCGAGCGTGAATCCATCGAGCAGATCAAGAAAGCGCTAATCGACTATCCAGACGACATTGCGGGTCTGATCCTCGAGCCGATTCAGGGCGAAGGCGGAGACAACCACTTTCGGCGCGAGTATTTCCAGGCGCTCCGCGACCTCGCCGACGAGGCCGAGTTCCTCTTGATCTTCGACGAGGTCCAGACCGGCCTCGGAACCACCGGCCGTTGGTGGTGCTTCGAGCACTTCGGCGTCGAGCCCGACGTGTTCGCGTTCGGCAAGAAGACTCAGGTCTGCGGTATCTGCGCCAGCGCCCGTGTCGACGAGGTTCATTCGGTCTTCCAGGTGTCGAGTCGGATCAACTCGACCTGGGGCGGCAATCTGGTCGACATGGTCAGGTGCCAGCGCTACATCGAGGTCATCGAGAACGAAAACCTGCTGGCGAGCATCGTGACCGTCGGTGATCATCTTCTCGAAGGTCTGTCCAGGCTGGCCGCCGATCGGCCCGACGTGGTATCCAACGTGCGCGGTCGTGGCGGCTTCGCGGCATTCGATCTACCGACTCATGAGAAACGCGAAGAGCTCCTCAACGAGATGCTCACCAACGACTTTCTCGGTTTGCGCTGCGGTTCCAAGGCCATTCGCTTCCGGCCGCCCCTCAATCTCGCGATCGCCGAGGCCGACGACGGCCTGAACCGGCTCGAGCGGTCACTCGGCCGGATCGTCTGACCGGCAGAAGGAGAACTCGATGACTGTCGAAACCATGACTTCTCACGCGGCACTGCTGTCGGCGCTGGGCATCGAGCCCTTCAACAACGGCGCATTCTGTGGCGAGTGGCTCGGCACCTCAGGGCCCGAGGTGATCTCCGTCGACCCGACCACGGGTGACGAGATCGCGCGGGTCAGAACGGCCACCGCCGAGGACTACGAGCGAGTCGTCTCGACCTCCGTCGAGGCTTTTCACGAGTGGCGTGCCTGGCCAGCGCCCAGGCGCGGCGAAATTGTCCGGCTCGTCGCCGACGAGCTGCGCAAGCACAAGGATGAGCTAGGACGATTGGTGACGCTGGAGATGGGCAAGATCCTCTCCGAGGGCCTGGGCGAAGTTCAGGAGATGATCGACATGGCCGATTTCTCGGTCGGGCTGTCGCGACAGCTCTACGGTCTCTCCATGCACTCGGAACGCGCCGAGCATCGAATGTACGAACAGTGGCATCCGCTCGGCCCGGTCGGCATCATCACCGCCTTCAACTTCCCGGTCGCGGTGTGGTCCTGGAACGCATTCATCGCGGCCGTGTGCGGCGATTCCAGCATCTGGAAGCCATCCGCAAAAACCCCTCTGACCGCGGTTGCGGTGACTCACATCGCCGGCCGGGTGCTGGCGGAGAACGGCGCGCCGCCGGTATTCAACCTCTTGATCGGAGATCGCCATCAAGTCGGCGAGCCGATGACCAAGGACCCACGCATCCCTTTGATCTCGGCAACCGGCTCGACCGGCATGGGCCGGGCAATCGGCCAAACGGTGGCCCAGCGTCTCGGCCGCAGCCTGCTCGAGCTCGGCGGCAACAACGCCATCGTCGTGATGGACGACGCCGACCTCGACCTGGCCCTGCGCGCCGTTCTCTTCGGCGCCGTCGGAACCGCCGGGCAGCGCTGTACCTCGACCCGCCGCTTGTTCCTGCAGAAGAACATCGCCGCCGAGATGAAGCAGCAGCTGACGGCGGCGTATTCATCGGTCTCGATCGGTGACCCGATGGATCCCGCGATCCTCATGGGTCCGCTGGTGGACCAGCGCGCGGTCGACGACATGATGGCCGCCTTGCAGACGGTCCGCGACCAGGGCGGCCGGATCGTCTGCGGGGGCAACGCGGTCGAGGGCCGCGAAGGTTTCTTCGTCGAACCGACGCTGGTAGAGGCGAGCACCGACATGCCGATCACCTGCGACGAGACCTTCGCGCCGATTCTCTATCTGTTCGAGTTCGACGAGCTCGACGAGGCCATAGACAGGCACAACGCGGTGCCGCAGGGACTCTCCTCCGCCATCTTCACGCTCAACATGCGCTCCGCCGAGCGTTTCCTCTCAGCGGCCGGCTCCGATTGCGGCATAGCCAACGTCAATATCGGCACCTCGGGCGCCGAGATCGGCGGCGCCTTCGGCGGCGAGAAAGACACCGGCGGCGGCCGGGAAGCCGGCTCCGACTCCTGGAAGGCCTACATGCGCCGCCAGACCTGTACGCTGAACTATGGCGAAGAGCTGCCGCTGGCGCAGGGCGTCCAGTTCAAGGTCTAGGGATAACGGGCGACGGCCCCCGGCTTCGCTCAGGGCAGGCGGCGGGTGACCTCCGTCTCGACCGTCTTACCTCGACCTCCGCAGTCGCCAGCGGAGCTCCGGTTCGCGCGGAGAACCAGGCCACGCCCTCGGCTACGAGGTCGACGGTCAGGAGATAGCGCCCCGGCTCGGCCGGCCACTCGATCTCGAGCTCGGCCGAGAGCGAATCTCCCGGCCGAATCGAGCCGGTCAGGGGGGCGCGGGGACCGTCAAACGCTATCGGCCTGCCATCGGTCAAACGGCTGAGCCGGTAGCCCAGAACCACCGGTACCACGCCGTCGCTGGTCCAGGTCGTCGCGCTCGCGTTCCTGGCCTCCAGGCTGACCTTCGAAACCGATCCCGCAGCGGCTTCGCTCGGCAGTGCAACCGAGACGACCTCAGAAGCGAACATGTCCTCCGGAATCTCGCCATCGGCCAGGTAGTGGAGCTCCGCGCTCGCCGGCGACCCATCCGGCGTAGCGATCGACAGCCGAAAGCTCTGCACGACGAAATCCGATTCGAGCTCCCAGAAAAACCAGAACTGATGCTTGCGCCACGATCGCGACGGCTCGATCTCGATCACCGTGGCTCCGGTCTTCGGCTGTCGAATGGGGAAGGCCAGCTCTTTCCCCCAGTCCTCGAAACGCAGTTCCAGGTCGCGAGCCCGCGAGCGAACCAGGAACCTCATCACGCCCCCGGAGCGGCGCCGCGCGACTTCGAGCTCCGCGGGCTTCGCGCCGGTTTCGAGCACGAAGCTATTCGAGCGCACCCGAGCGAAGGGATCGACGAAACGCACGAAGTCCCACGACAGCCGGTAGTCCTCGTCTCCCGGAGCCACGCCCGGGCGCCGCCAGTACCGCTCGAGATGACCCTCGAGATTGTCCGAGGTCGACTCGTAAGGAAACCAGCGAAAGACGCCGGCATAGGCATGCCCCTGACTCGACTGCACCGCCTCGGGAACCTGCAAGGCCGAGAGCAGGGCGGAACCTGCGACCAGAAGCGAAACCAGCCATGGCGCCAGCAGCCACCGCCGGCGCGGGAGAGCGGCCAGCGCCGGTAACAGAGCCCCGTAGACAGGAAGAAAGTACCGGTTCCCGATACAGGAACCGCCACCGAAGTAGTTGTGGGGCAGAAAGACCAGGTAGGCACCCACGACCGCGACGATGCCCAGGCCCAAACAGACCGTGACACGGTCAAAGCGACGCCCGCACAGAACGAGTAGAACAAGGGCCGTCGGGAAGTACAGCAGCAGTCCTGTGTGCCGCCCCGAAAAAAAATAGAGGGCCGAATAGGCGCTGACCTGGGGCCGGACGGCTCGCAGCCTCACCGTCGCGAGTGCCGCCCCGAAGCCGCCGCCGGCCAGGGCCTCGCTGTCCTCGTCGGCCTCCACACTGAAGCTCGTCCGCTCCGAAAGATACGGCGACACCGCGCCGCCGAGGGCCCAGTTCAAGCCGAGACCCAGGGCCAACACCAGGGCCGCGGCGACGAGAATCTGGCCCGCCTGCTTGTACAGCTTGAATGAAGCCGCGGCCGCAACCGCGGCGACAGCGAGCGGAGCGTTCGTGATCCTCATCGCCACCGCCAGTCCAAGGAGACCGCCACCCAGGATGAGCCAGCCGGTATCCGAGCCCTTCGATCGCCCATGCGTGCGGAGTCGAGCCACACACAGCGAAAGCCCCGCCAACACGACCGCGAACTGAAGCAAGTCGCTAGTCAGCCAAACCGTGTATGGGATGACGGCACCGGCACAGAGAAACGTAGTCAGGGTCAGCAACCAGCGCTCGGGATCAATAGCCCGCAACAGCCCGCCGGCCGCGAACGCAGCCGCAGCGAACGCCAGCAGGTTCAGGAATACGACCCCGGACTTGCCGGCCACTCGATAGAAGGGCGCAGCCAGCACGGGCTGCACGACCGGCTTCGAGTACGTCAGC
This bacterium DNA region includes the following protein-coding sequences:
- a CDS encoding sensor domain-containing diguanylate cyclase, which gives rise to MTEYHCLEPQDLEVFLERRRAMPSFALDMSLAENLAEVLRKANEFVPSHAGSLLLDNPMEKKRNRENNSLTFIAAFGDRAPELLKRRIPAQTGIAGHVYMTGESYVAQDVGRDKLHHSMFDQTDDYSAESLVAIPVRIEKEVCGVLELVNRSRTGQYSQRDVHLLEIFAEYISISIQNVLDGRQAQEIAKRDNLTGLFNDRYLHIALSKSIAKCRREDSDLALLFMDLDFFKRVNDSHGHLAGSQVLREVGILIKRTTALDDSIAARYGGDEFVVALPGLDLLEAIKVAEQLRHEIVTTTFCDKPGEIQPDPIHLTGLTCSVGVATLHRHLQDTESVERSKSTLLRLADSAMYVAKETGRNRTATAGEPVRRFNVAD
- a CDS encoding L-lysine 6-transaminase; protein product: MTLVDTQTRPETELPKPATEVHERLAKHILADGLPFLVDLERSHGPYLVDQSTGREILDLFMSYATSPLGYNHPAMMTPEFRARILPSAINKPSSSDLYTEHMADFVDALARTVPESLAERMFFISGGALAVENALKTAFDWKVRKNMAAGRGAKGHKIIHLREAFHGRSGYTMSMTNTDPRKTEYFPQFDWPRITNPKLRFPVTEIVTEEVAAAERESIEQIKKALIDYPDDIAGLILEPIQGEGGDNHFRREYFQALRDLADEAEFLLIFDEVQTGLGTTGRWWCFEHFGVEPDVFAFGKKTQVCGICASARVDEVHSVFQVSSRINSTWGGNLVDMVRCQRYIEVIENENLLASIVTVGDHLLEGLSRLAADRPDVVSNVRGRGGFAAFDLPTHEKREELLNEMLTNDFLGLRCGSKAIRFRPPLNLAIAEADDGLNRLERSLGRIV
- a CDS encoding aldehyde dehydrogenase family protein, which produces MTSHAALLSALGIEPFNNGAFCGEWLGTSGPEVISVDPTTGDEIARVRTATAEDYERVVSTSVEAFHEWRAWPAPRRGEIVRLVADELRKHKDELGRLVTLEMGKILSEGLGEVQEMIDMADFSVGLSRQLYGLSMHSERAEHRMYEQWHPLGPVGIITAFNFPVAVWSWNAFIAAVCGDSSIWKPSAKTPLTAVAVTHIAGRVLAENGAPPVFNLLIGDRHQVGEPMTKDPRIPLISATGSTGMGRAIGQTVAQRLGRSLLELGGNNAIVVMDDADLDLALRAVLFGAVGTAGQRCTSTRRLFLQKNIAAEMKQQLTAAYSSVSIGDPMDPAILMGPLVDQRAVDDMMAALQTVRDQGGRIVCGGNAVEGREGFFVEPTLVEASTDMPITCDETFAPILYLFEFDELDEAIDRHNAVPQGLSSAIFTLNMRSAERFLSAAGSDCGIANVNIGTSGAEIGGAFGGEKDTGGGREAGSDSWKAYMRRQTCTLNYGEELPLAQGVQFKV